From the Daucus carota subsp. sativus chromosome 8, DH1 v3.0, whole genome shotgun sequence genome, one window contains:
- the LOC135148249 gene encoding uncharacterized protein LOC135148249 isoform X1, with protein sequence MDKPKHQWSRSGFRTITSSDMFVNNHSEVFNNSIRQFRDLPIITMFREIHKAVMKRIQMRRDKMMNMDITICPTAQKKLNKAIHFAGSCVVTWSGGTSYSVITSDGGHELVVDLGKKSCSCRKWDLTGIPCYHAAACIAMKSEPWDLHISKWFKKDMYIKLYSYTLEPMVGPEFWDDAPEPMPLPPNVKVPTGRPKKRRSRKNDIPTDPTKLRRGGGTVRCSHCKATSHNARTCQAKKSDAMAKAVAEGRDPSSAGAKKPIQCKKCKGTGHNSRTCLVKVCHFGTLLVVLLCIHMYCHLFQQNDGTNDASNATSNATTVGTNNTSGSSNVPRPPRFKRWAKKAAPKDSTVGASTAGASTARPSTTQPNMQWKGKPVTTIRQLLAAKKCSKDK encoded by the exons ATGGACAAGCCAAAACATCAGTGGTCAAGGTCTGGGTTCAGAACAATTACTTCAAGTGATATGTTTGTAAACAATCACAGTGAAGTATTTAACAATAGTATTAGACAATTCAGGGATCTTCCAATAATAACTATGTTTAGGGAGATCCACAAGGCAGTAATGAAGAGGATACAAATGAGGAGAGATAAAATGATGAACATGGATATTACTATTTGCCCAACTGCACAAAAGAAATTGAACAA GGCCATTCATTTTGCTGGAAGTTGTGTGGTGACATGGTCTGGTGGTACCTCATATAGTGTCATTACATCAGATGGAGGCCACGAGTTGGTTGTGGATTTGGGTAAAAAATCTTGTAGTTGCAGGAAATGGGATCTCACAGGAATCCCTTGCTACCACGCTGCAGCATGCATCGCCATGAAATCAGAGCCATGGGACCTTCATATAAGCAAATGGTTTAAAAAGGACATGTACATCAAG CTTTACAGTTATACATTGGAGCCTATGGTTGGTCCAGAGTTTTGGGATGATGCCCCTGAACCAATGCCTCTACCACCGAATGTGAAGGTACCAACTGGGAGACCCAAGAAAAGAAGGTCCAGAAAGAATGATATTCCAACGGATCCAACAAAGTTGAGAAGGGGAGGTGGTACTGTGAGATGCAGTCATTGCAAAGCCACATCACACAATGCCAGGACATGTCAAGCTAAAAAAAGTGATGCCATGGCAAAAGCTGTTGCTGAAGGAAGAGATCCTTCCTCTGCTGGTGCAAAGAAGCCAATCCAATGCAAAAAATGCAAAGGAACAGGACATAATTCAAGAACTTGCTTAGTGAAGGTATGTCATTTTGGCACATTGCTTGTCGTTTTACTATGTATTCATATGTATTGTCATCTTTTTCAGCAAAATGATGGTACAAACGATGCCTCGAATGCCACAAGCAATGCGACAACAGTAGGTACAAACAATACAAGTGGGAGCTCAAATGTGCCTCGACCCCCAAGATTTAAGAGATGGGCAAAGAAGGCTGCACCAAAGGATTCAACTGTAGGAGCATCAACTGCAGGAGCATCTACTGCACGACCATCAACTACACAACCAAATATGCA
- the LOC135148249 gene encoding uncharacterized protein LOC135148249 isoform X2 produces the protein MDKPKHQWSRSGFRTITSSDMFVNNHSEVFNNSIRQFRDLPIITMFREIHKAVMKRIQMRRDKMMNMDITICPTAQKKLNKAIHFAGSCVVTWSGGTSYSVITSDGGHELVVDLGKKSCSCRKWDLTGIPCYHAAACIAMKSEPWDLHISKWFKKDMYIKLYSYTLEPMVGPEFWDDAPEPMPLPPNVKVPTGRPKKRRSRKNDIPTDPTKLRRGGGTVRCSHCKATSHNARTCQAKKSDAMAKAVAEGRDPSSAGAKKPIQCKKCKGTGHNSRTCLVKQNDGTNDASNATSNATTVGTNNTSGSSNVPRPPRFKRWAKKAAPKDSTVGASTAGASTARPSTTQPNMQWKGKPVTTIRQLLAAKKCSKDK, from the exons ATGGACAAGCCAAAACATCAGTGGTCAAGGTCTGGGTTCAGAACAATTACTTCAAGTGATATGTTTGTAAACAATCACAGTGAAGTATTTAACAATAGTATTAGACAATTCAGGGATCTTCCAATAATAACTATGTTTAGGGAGATCCACAAGGCAGTAATGAAGAGGATACAAATGAGGAGAGATAAAATGATGAACATGGATATTACTATTTGCCCAACTGCACAAAAGAAATTGAACAA GGCCATTCATTTTGCTGGAAGTTGTGTGGTGACATGGTCTGGTGGTACCTCATATAGTGTCATTACATCAGATGGAGGCCACGAGTTGGTTGTGGATTTGGGTAAAAAATCTTGTAGTTGCAGGAAATGGGATCTCACAGGAATCCCTTGCTACCACGCTGCAGCATGCATCGCCATGAAATCAGAGCCATGGGACCTTCATATAAGCAAATGGTTTAAAAAGGACATGTACATCAAG CTTTACAGTTATACATTGGAGCCTATGGTTGGTCCAGAGTTTTGGGATGATGCCCCTGAACCAATGCCTCTACCACCGAATGTGAAGGTACCAACTGGGAGACCCAAGAAAAGAAGGTCCAGAAAGAATGATATTCCAACGGATCCAACAAAGTTGAGAAGGGGAGGTGGTACTGTGAGATGCAGTCATTGCAAAGCCACATCACACAATGCCAGGACATGTCAAGCTAAAAAAAGTGATGCCATGGCAAAAGCTGTTGCTGAAGGAAGAGATCCTTCCTCTGCTGGTGCAAAGAAGCCAATCCAATGCAAAAAATGCAAAGGAACAGGACATAATTCAAGAACTTGCTTAGTGAAG CAAAATGATGGTACAAACGATGCCTCGAATGCCACAAGCAATGCGACAACAGTAGGTACAAACAATACAAGTGGGAGCTCAAATGTGCCTCGACCCCCAAGATTTAAGAGATGGGCAAAGAAGGCTGCACCAAAGGATTCAACTGTAGGAGCATCAACTGCAGGAGCATCTACTGCACGACCATCAACTACACAACCAAATATGCA